The Hahella sp. HNIBRBA332 genome window below encodes:
- a CDS encoding type VI secretion IcmF C-terminal domain-containing protein, translated as MRFLMKAFAWAALLAGNCLNAMAAEVECYRDDVMEALSASPIASPTAVSSENAPKAGFRVSLRPLTMPPSIRRIHMVIGEIEAASVLGPRFWSEFSWPASHPDAYVEVETLNGDRKRFDFLGEWALFRFLEQARITPESATSGQAQFDFGGLQVTYQIKTATAAQFSVLQNLSNYPCSESIP; from the coding sequence ATGAGGTTCCTGATGAAGGCGTTTGCGTGGGCTGCTTTGCTTGCAGGAAACTGTCTGAACGCAATGGCGGCAGAGGTTGAATGCTATCGAGACGATGTTATGGAGGCGTTGTCCGCATCCCCGATAGCGAGCCCAACGGCCGTTTCTTCTGAAAACGCGCCAAAGGCTGGTTTCAGAGTGAGCCTTAGGCCTTTGACGATGCCTCCATCAATTCGACGGATTCATATGGTAATCGGCGAGATTGAGGCGGCTTCCGTGCTCGGACCGAGATTTTGGTCCGAGTTCTCCTGGCCGGCGAGCCATCCGGACGCATACGTGGAAGTAGAAACGTTGAACGGCGACCGTAAACGGTTTGACTTCTTGGGGGAGTGGGCGTTGTTTCGTTTCCTTGAGCAAGCGCGGATTACGCCTGAGTCGGCCACGTCTGGCCAAGCCCAATTTGACTTTGGCGGACTACAAGTAACTTATCAGATAAAAACCGCTACAGCGGCGCAATTCAGCGTATTGCAGAATTTATCCAACTATCCCTGTTCGGAATCCATACCCTGA
- a CDS encoding leucine-rich repeat domain-containing protein, translated as MDMGSSSVFTFRKINQGLRYSSILLLTAMMAACGGGGGSGSDDKTPGTTTPVTESDGGDAGDGNSGQVDGGNDGQVDDGNGDGNNDPTDPTDPTDPTDPTDPTDPTDPTDPTDPTDPTDPVETLLINAYERDRVELSRDSLREVYTWVQISGPAVEKTDIDLNHVSYKMPEIDADAEVLIEESVKGASGEMRTRDIRIELKAYPMLGEVGLTPEFKSCIKETFRDEEKKDIGYVREVYCPDIKVDNIRGVAEFVNLESFNLHSYSPQTVTGSEELLKLTKLRLLSLKKVTLDDMHIIEKMTDLTTLELVGLNLEELDIWSKLTQLNDVDVHGSTIPSLEPIISHPGVSSLTISAGQLSSIEQLSDLPAYNSLDIYGLNQNEAEYVANLKDIKQLSLKEAAVYEFSFIEGMTQLTYLSISTSSSIDNLSFLAKLTNLRSLMIEAKGKVSMAPLTQLKGLDYLYLDGLNVTDLDRLYELESVKSLNFANNEIQDFSVIGLMPWIETLYIAGNPVTTVKFMENNLGIRSLTLARAPLNDIDVVFGLPNLNTLKLYDSNSISCSQIKRVKEELKLDRFEAPRSCDNTL; from the coding sequence TTGGATATGGGCAGTTCTAGCGTTTTTACCTTCAGAAAAATCAACCAGGGCCTTCGTTATTCCTCCATTTTGCTTTTAACCGCGATGATGGCTGCTTGTGGCGGCGGAGGTGGTTCAGGAAGCGATGATAAGACGCCCGGAACAACCACGCCTGTGACTGAAAGTGATGGCGGGGACGCTGGCGACGGCAATAGTGGCCAAGTGGATGGCGGTAATGATGGGCAAGTGGACGACGGAAATGGCGATGGAAATAATGATCCAACAGATCCAACAGATCCAACAGATCCAACAGATCCAACAGATCCAACAGATCCAACAGATCCAACAGATCCAACAGATCCAACAGATCCAACAGATCCAGTAGAGACACTGTTAATTAATGCTTATGAGAGAGATCGCGTAGAGCTCTCCAGAGACAGCCTAAGAGAAGTTTATACCTGGGTTCAGATAAGTGGGCCAGCCGTTGAGAAAACCGATATAGATTTAAATCATGTCTCCTACAAAATGCCGGAGATTGATGCAGATGCGGAAGTCTTAATTGAGGAGTCTGTGAAGGGCGCTTCGGGTGAGATGAGAACGCGCGATATCAGGATCGAGTTGAAAGCCTATCCAATGTTAGGTGAAGTCGGTCTGACTCCGGAATTTAAGTCCTGCATCAAAGAGACTTTTCGTGACGAAGAGAAAAAAGACATCGGTTATGTACGTGAAGTTTACTGTCCTGATATCAAAGTCGATAACATTCGCGGCGTAGCGGAGTTTGTAAATCTGGAGTCGTTTAATCTTCATAGCTATAGCCCGCAAACAGTTACTGGTTCTGAGGAGCTTTTGAAACTAACCAAACTTCGATTATTAAGTCTGAAAAAAGTCACTTTAGATGATATGCATATCATTGAAAAAATGACTGATTTGACCACATTGGAGTTAGTGGGGCTCAACTTGGAGGAGCTTGATATATGGTCCAAGTTGACCCAGTTGAACGACGTGGATGTTCATGGAAGTACTATTCCATCTCTAGAGCCGATTATTTCTCACCCGGGCGTTTCATCTCTCACGATCAGCGCAGGGCAACTGAGTTCCATTGAGCAATTATCTGATCTCCCTGCGTATAATTCTTTGGATATATACGGCCTGAATCAGAATGAAGCGGAATACGTCGCCAACCTTAAGGATATTAAGCAGCTATCTTTGAAAGAAGCGGCGGTTTACGAATTTTCCTTTATTGAAGGTATGACTCAGCTGACCTACTTGAGCATATCGACATCTTCGTCTATTGATAACCTCTCTTTTCTGGCGAAGCTTACGAACTTGAGATCACTCATGATTGAGGCCAAAGGCAAGGTTAGTATGGCGCCTTTGACGCAATTGAAAGGTTTGGATTATTTGTATCTTGATGGATTGAATGTGACGGATTTGGACAGGCTTTATGAGCTTGAGTCTGTGAAGTCACTCAATTTTGCGAATAATGAGATTCAGGATTTCTCCGTTATTGGACTGATGCCTTGGATTGAAACCTTGTACATTGCTGGTAACCCAGTTACTACCGTGAAGTTTATGGAAAATAATCTGGGAATTAGATCGTTGACGCTAGCCCGGGCGCCACTAAATGACATTGATGTTGTATTTGGTCTGCCTAACCTTAATACGTTGAAATTGTACGACAGTAATTCTATTTCCTGCTCGCAAATCAAGAGAGTTAAAGAGGAGCTGAAGTTGGATCGTTTTGAAGCGCCTAGATCCTGCGACAACACTCTTTAG
- a CDS encoding nodulation protein NfeD, producing the protein MQFPARLLWLLYFAFSASFLFSSFTTKTLAAETDVVDAPRKHPPQVWTLDIQGAIGPASADLFMRALEEANEADASLFLLRLDTPGGLDKSMRDMIQAILASSTPVAAYVYPKGARAASAGTYILYSSHVAAMAHATNLGAATPISIAAPSSPTKPDGDAKGDEKGLSTLEHKQINDAVAYIQGLAKLRGRNAEWAERAVRDAASLSAEEALQMNVIDMMADSTEQLLAQLEGRQVNLDNGAVTLKLSGYELHPVVPDWRNRFLAVITDPSVAYILLLIGIYGLLLEAYNPGAALPGILGAICLLIGLYALQLLPISYAGLGLLLLGVALMTAEGFAPSFGALGLGGVAAFVLGSVMLMDTKSPAYQIALPVIIAVAALSVLVLSVLLHFALKSRKQAVVSGMETLIGSQAEAIADFTGSGRVAAQGQLWMAYCDTPVTQGQKLRITGIQGLTLQVEAIS; encoded by the coding sequence ATGCAGTTTCCCGCAAGACTGTTATGGCTGCTTTATTTCGCTTTCTCCGCGTCTTTCTTGTTCTCATCTTTCACAACCAAAACCCTTGCCGCAGAAACAGACGTCGTGGACGCGCCCCGTAAACATCCTCCTCAGGTATGGACGCTTGATATACAAGGGGCCATTGGACCCGCCAGTGCGGATTTGTTCATGCGTGCTTTAGAGGAGGCGAATGAAGCCGACGCGTCCCTCTTCTTGTTGCGTCTGGATACTCCGGGCGGTTTGGACAAATCCATGCGCGACATGATTCAAGCGATTCTGGCCTCATCCACTCCGGTCGCCGCCTACGTTTATCCCAAAGGCGCCAGAGCAGCCAGCGCCGGAACTTATATCCTGTACAGCTCCCATGTCGCCGCTATGGCGCACGCCACCAACCTGGGGGCTGCGACGCCAATATCAATCGCCGCGCCATCGTCACCAACGAAGCCTGACGGTGACGCAAAAGGCGACGAAAAAGGGCTGAGCACGCTTGAGCACAAGCAGATCAATGACGCTGTCGCCTATATTCAGGGTCTGGCGAAATTGCGTGGTCGTAACGCAGAGTGGGCGGAAAGGGCTGTACGCGACGCCGCCAGTCTGAGCGCGGAAGAGGCGTTGCAAATGAATGTCATTGATATGATGGCGGATTCAACAGAACAACTGCTGGCCCAATTGGAAGGGAGACAGGTCAATCTTGATAACGGCGCCGTAACCTTAAAACTGTCTGGATATGAGTTGCATCCTGTCGTACCGGATTGGCGCAACCGCTTTCTCGCTGTCATTACCGACCCCAGCGTCGCGTATATCCTGCTGCTTATCGGCATCTACGGACTACTGCTGGAAGCCTACAACCCTGGAGCCGCCCTCCCTGGCATCCTCGGCGCCATTTGCCTGTTGATCGGCCTGTATGCATTACAATTGCTGCCTATCAGCTACGCAGGATTGGGACTCTTGTTGCTGGGCGTCGCGCTGATGACCGCGGAAGGATTCGCGCCCAGCTTCGGCGCTTTGGGCTTGGGCGGCGTAGCGGCGTTTGTTCTCGGCTCCGTCATGCTGATGGACACGAAGTCACCCGCTTACCAGATCGCCCTGCCCGTCATCATTGCTGTCGCCGCCCTGTCCGTCCTGGTGCTCAGCGTATTGCTGCATTTCGCCTTGAAATCAAGAAAGCAGGCTGTGGTGTCCGGCATGGAGACCCTTATTGGTTCACAGGCGGAAGCCATCGCCGATTTTACAGGGAGCGGCCGGGTCGCCGCGCAGGGACAATTATGGATGGCCTATTGCGACACGCCGGTCACACAAGGCCAAAAACTCAGAATCACAGGAATACAGGGACTGACCCTGCAAGTGGAGGCTATCTCATGA
- a CDS encoding Lrp/AsnC family transcriptional regulator, giving the protein MDEKNQRLLDLLQANAREATSSLARKLNLSRTAVHERIAKLEAEGVIRGYTVRLDKEYEKKRISAQVMIEINPKLNKQVETALRRIDEVRSLYTINGQYDFIALIRAETTEQIDEVLDHIGEIEGIEKTMSSIVLSTKFER; this is encoded by the coding sequence ATGGATGAAAAAAATCAACGTTTGCTCGATCTGTTGCAGGCGAACGCGCGAGAAGCCACTTCGTCACTGGCGAGAAAACTCAACCTGTCCCGCACCGCAGTGCATGAACGCATCGCCAAGCTGGAGGCGGAAGGCGTCATTCGCGGCTATACCGTCCGTCTGGACAAGGAATATGAGAAAAAGCGCATCAGCGCTCAGGTGATGATCGAAATCAACCCGAAGCTGAACAAGCAGGTGGAAACCGCGTTGCGGCGCATAGACGAAGTGCGGTCGCTGTACACGATCAACGGCCAATATGACTTCATCGCTCTGATCCGCGCGGAAACCACGGAACAGATCGATGAAGTGCTGGATCACATCGGTGAAATAGAAGGCATCGAAAAAACCATGTCGTCGATTGTGTTATCGACGAAGTTTGAGCGCTGA
- a CDS encoding saccharopine dehydrogenase family protein yields the protein MKPIVVVGAGKIGSMITDFLNGTGDYKVTLVDQNQDALDRIAEEIPGISTVKANASNQQEMEAAFKGHFAVINSCPFDISASIAHAAAAQQVHYLDLTEDVASTRLIKSLAKDAKSAFIPQCGLAPGFISIVAYDLARKFDSLHNVHMRVGALPKFPSNALKYNLTWSTDGLINEYLNPCEAIVNGQLREVPPMEELEHFSLDGDDYEAFNTSGGLGTLCETLEGKVSNLNYRTVRYPGHRDVMKLLLNDLRLGERRDLLKEIMESAIPVTMQDVVLVFANVSGVKNGLFLQETFARKIYSREINGKLRSAIQITTASGICAALDLLAEGKLPNQGFVRQEDIRFEDFINNRFGRNYMEDDGKHPSASVRRVA from the coding sequence ATGAAACCCATCGTTGTTGTAGGCGCTGGTAAAATCGGCTCAATGATCACGGATTTCCTGAACGGCACTGGCGACTACAAAGTCACGCTGGTGGATCAGAATCAGGACGCGCTGGACCGCATCGCCGAAGAAATTCCCGGCATCTCAACTGTGAAGGCGAACGCCTCTAACCAGCAGGAAATGGAAGCCGCCTTCAAAGGCCACTTCGCCGTTATCAATTCCTGCCCTTTCGATATCAGCGCATCCATCGCTCACGCAGCCGCAGCGCAGCAGGTTCACTACCTTGACCTGACTGAAGACGTCGCCAGCACCCGTCTCATCAAGTCATTAGCCAAAGACGCCAAGTCCGCCTTCATTCCTCAGTGCGGTCTGGCTCCTGGTTTCATTTCCATCGTGGCCTATGATCTGGCGCGCAAATTCGACTCTCTGCACAACGTTCATATGCGTGTCGGCGCATTGCCCAAGTTCCCCTCCAACGCGTTGAAATACAACCTGACCTGGAGCACCGACGGCCTGATCAACGAGTACTTGAACCCTTGCGAAGCCATCGTTAACGGTCAGTTACGCGAAGTTCCTCCGATGGAAGAGCTGGAGCATTTCTCCCTGGACGGCGATGATTACGAAGCTTTCAACACCTCTGGCGGCCTCGGCACGCTGTGCGAAACGCTGGAAGGCAAAGTGTCCAACCTGAACTACCGCACCGTGCGCTACCCCGGTCACCGCGACGTCATGAAGCTGTTGCTGAACGACCTGCGTCTGGGCGAGCGTCGCGACCTGTTGAAAGAAATCATGGAGTCTGCGATCCCTGTCACCATGCAGGACGTTGTGTTGGTATTCGCCAACGTCAGCGGCGTGAAGAACGGCCTGTTCCTGCAGGAAACCTTCGCACGCAAGATTTACAGCCGCGAAATCAACGGTAAACTGCGTAGCGCCATCCAGATCACCACCGCGTCAGGCATCTGCGCCGCGCTGGACCTGCTGGCGGAAGGCAAACTGCCGAATCAAGGCTTCGTACGTCAGGAAGATATCCGCTTCGAAGACTTTATAAACAACCGTTTCGGCCGCAACTATATGGAAGACGACGGAAAACATCCTTCGGCTTCAGTGCGTCGCGTAGCCTGA
- a CDS encoding slipin family protein — translation MIAYVVLALVIIALALLLTMFRVMREYERAVVFLLGRFYKVKGPGLIIIVPIIQQMVRVDLRIVVMDVPTQDVISRDNVSVKVNAVVYYRVLDPQKSVINVENYNEATSQLAQTTLRSVLGQHELDEMLASREDLNEDIQRILDVQTDGWGIKVSNVEIKHVDLDERMIRAIAKQAEAERIRRAKVIHATGELEASEKLREAASILAKQPQAIQLRYLQTLTEIASDKTNTIAFPLPLEILKAFGIQESESS, via the coding sequence ATGATCGCTTATGTTGTTTTGGCGCTGGTTATTATTGCGCTCGCCCTGCTGTTGACGATGTTTCGTGTCATGCGCGAGTATGAGCGCGCAGTGGTGTTCTTGCTGGGCCGGTTCTATAAGGTGAAAGGGCCTGGACTAATCATCATCGTTCCCATTATTCAGCAAATGGTGCGAGTCGATTTGAGAATTGTGGTCATGGATGTGCCGACCCAGGACGTAATATCCCGGGACAACGTCTCCGTTAAGGTCAACGCAGTGGTGTACTACCGGGTTCTGGACCCGCAGAAAAGCGTCATTAACGTGGAGAATTACAATGAAGCCACCAGTCAATTGGCGCAAACCACGCTGCGTTCTGTACTTGGCCAACATGAGCTGGATGAAATGCTGGCGTCGCGGGAGGATCTGAATGAGGACATTCAGCGCATCCTTGATGTCCAGACCGACGGCTGGGGCATCAAAGTCTCCAACGTGGAAATTAAACATGTGGATCTGGATGAGCGCATGATTCGCGCTATCGCCAAACAGGCGGAAGCGGAACGTATCCGACGCGCTAAAGTCATTCACGCCACCGGTGAGCTGGAAGCATCGGAAAAATTACGCGAGGCCGCCTCGATTCTCGCCAAACAGCCGCAGGCGATTCAGCTACGCTACCTGCAGACGCTCACAGAGATCGCCAGCGATAAAACCAACACCATCGCGTTTCCGCTGCCGCTGGAAATTCTCAAGGCCTTCGGCATCCAGGAGAGTGAGTCAAGCTAA